One genomic window of Synergistaceae bacterium includes the following:
- a CDS encoding homoserine dehydrogenase: protein MRILFIGFGNVAKEMARIFINRQLYPKLDLSADVIGIFTGRHGGIENPDGIDLSSVLMDLKEHGRLAIDGRGLSDLTPLEAAKVLDYDVLVELSPLSIENRGEPAVSHIRAALERGKSVVSANKGPVGFAYHELNDLAKKNGAKYLFESAVMDGAPVFNFYERCMKGTMVTGFSGILNGTTNFILSFMERGGTIEDGIKQAQNAGIAEADPSMDVDGWDPAAKTAALANVLMDADVTPLDVEREGIRSVTPEAAQDAVRRGMRLKLICRGWTEGGKVRTRVKVEEVAANDIFALVSHFGSAVRIESDLMHPNIIVQECPDLIDTAYGVIGDLLAVGRWLSSGTSAR from the coding sequence ATGCGGATATTATTTATAGGTTTCGGCAACGTGGCAAAAGAGATGGCAAGGATTTTTATAAACAGGCAACTTTATCCGAAACTAGATCTTTCTGCTGATGTAATAGGCATTTTCACAGGGCGTCACGGAGGTATCGAGAATCCGGATGGCATTGATCTGTCGTCGGTCCTTATGGATCTTAAGGAGCACGGCAGGCTTGCCATTGATGGCAGGGGTCTGTCGGATCTCACTCCGCTTGAGGCTGCGAAGGTGCTGGACTATGATGTGCTGGTCGAGCTATCCCCCCTTTCGATAGAGAACAGGGGAGAGCCTGCCGTGTCGCATATACGCGCGGCTCTGGAGCGCGGAAAATCTGTCGTATCCGCAAATAAGGGCCCTGTCGGTTTTGCGTATCACGAACTTAATGATCTGGCGAAAAAAAATGGAGCTAAATATCTGTTTGAATCAGCGGTCATGGATGGTGCCCCTGTTTTCAATTTTTATGAACGCTGTATGAAAGGAACAATGGTTACCGGTTTTTCAGGCATACTCAACGGAACGACAAATTTTATCCTCTCGTTTATGGAGCGCGGAGGAACAATTGAGGATGGGATCAAGCAAGCTCAGAACGCTGGTATCGCCGAGGCTGATCCGTCGATGGATGTAGACGGATGGGATCCTGCCGCCAAGACCGCCGCTTTGGCAAATGTGCTTATGGATGCGGATGTTACCCCGCTTGATGTGGAACGTGAGGGGATACGCTCTGTTACGCCTGAGGCGGCACAGGATGCCGTCCGGCGCGGCATGCGCCTGAAGCTTATATGCCGCGGATGGACGGAAGGCGGGAAGGTCCGCACAAGAGTCAAGGTCGAAGAGGTAGCCGCAAATGACATCTTTGCGCTTGTGTCCCATTTTGGTTCTGCTGTAAGGATCGAGTCCGATCTTATGCATCCTAATATTATTGTCCAGGAATGCCCGGATCTGATAGACACTGCTTATGGAGTTATCGGAGACCTGCTGGCCGTCGGGCGGTGGCTCTCTTCGGGTACGAGCGCACGGTAA
- a CDS encoding alanine/ornithine racemase family PLP-dependent enzyme, whose protein sequence is MSYPILRVHLDIMENNMRSIVTKCAGHGISVWGVTKGLSAPVELAERIAGTGVSALADSRIMNIRRMKEAGIKVPFALIRIPMRSELEDVISLADYSLVSDTGTLAAMSKICESKKKEHKVLIMTDMGDLREGFWPDEADALAEELKKLSPALKIVGIGVNFGCASGVLPSRESLGRFVSFGETLESALGRRLDIFSGGATTRSLIALDDGLFPPRVNNLRIGEGYLLGSDKSSGVIVPWLKQNTMEIEAELVEVRVKPTLPIGEVGRDAFGNVPVFEDRGKRLRGILAIGRQDVNIGGLKPLDQGVRIITASSDHLLVDIEDCTIRPKVGDVLRFHPDYPAMLSSSTSPYVTKIFEG, encoded by the coding sequence ATGTCGTATCCGATTTTGAGAGTGCATCTGGATATTATGGAAAATAACATGCGGTCGATAGTTACAAAGTGCGCAGGGCACGGGATATCAGTGTGGGGGGTAACCAAGGGTCTGTCCGCACCGGTGGAACTGGCTGAGCGTATCGCTGGGACAGGCGTATCTGCGCTTGCTGACAGCAGGATAATGAACATACGCAGGATGAAAGAGGCCGGCATAAAAGTGCCGTTTGCGCTTATACGCATTCCTATGCGTTCCGAGCTTGAGGATGTTATCAGCCTAGCCGACTATTCGCTTGTTTCGGATACAGGCACGCTGGCTGCGATGTCCAAAATATGCGAGAGTAAGAAGAAAGAACACAAGGTCCTTATAATGACGGATATGGGTGATCTGCGCGAGGGGTTCTGGCCCGATGAGGCAGACGCGCTTGCTGAAGAATTAAAAAAACTCAGTCCGGCTCTGAAGATCGTCGGCATCGGGGTCAACTTCGGCTGTGCGAGCGGTGTGTTGCCTTCAAGGGAGAGTCTTGGCAGGTTCGTTTCATTTGGCGAGACGCTCGAGTCAGCTTTGGGCCGGAGGCTTGATATATTCTCCGGCGGCGCTACGACGCGTTCACTGATCGCACTTGATGACGGATTATTCCCGCCGCGTGTGAATAACCTCAGAATAGGAGAGGGCTACCTTCTCGGGTCGGACAAATCCTCTGGTGTCATTGTCCCATGGCTTAAACAGAATACTATGGAGATAGAGGCGGAGCTTGTTGAAGTCCGCGTAAAGCCGACACTGCCGATAGGCGAGGTCGGCCGGGACGCTTTCGGCAATGTCCCTGTTTTTGAAGACAGGGGGAAGCGGCTGCGCGGGATACTTGCGATAGGCAGGCAGGACGTGAATATCGGCGGACTGAAGCCTCTCGATCAAGGTGTGCGCATAATCACGGCTTCAAGCGATCATCTGCTCGTAGATATTGAAGACTGCACGATACGCCCGAAAGTCGGGGACGTGCTCCGCTTCCATCCGGACTATCCGGCTATGCTTTCGTCGTCGACCTCTCCTTATGTTACAAAAATATTTGAAGGGTAA
- a CDS encoding threonine/serine dehydratase codes for MSYDVTITDILLAARFLNGRIRRTPLEYSPALSSMTGAQVWLKLENQQIAGSFKPRGAFNRMFAMSEEERKKGVITCSSGNHAQGMAMAARSLKTRAVICVPGQCPQIKRDAIIERGGEYIELRVIGTYYDEAEAESMKMAEREGLIFVSAFDDPYISAGQGTVGLEMLQDEPELDVILCQISGAGLIRGVATAAKALRPGIKVWGVHASANPAWPEALRRGRVEPVDESISLADALGGGACENHLDFVRKELEGIIGVSEEEIARGIRFMFEKHHQLVEGAGAVTVAAALAGKVSLKGMKVGIVVSGGNIGEEKFIAALDSTSK; via the coding sequence ATGTCATATGATGTGACGATCACAGATATTCTGCTTGCGGCCAGGTTTCTTAACGGCAGGATCAGGCGGACGCCTCTTGAATATTCTCCTGCGCTGAGCAGTATGACGGGCGCACAGGTCTGGCTGAAACTTGAAAATCAGCAGATTGCCGGTTCTTTTAAGCCTAGAGGCGCGTTTAATCGGATGTTCGCGATGAGCGAAGAGGAACGAAAAAAGGGGGTCATAACCTGCTCCAGCGGCAACCACGCACAGGGCATGGCGATGGCGGCGCGTTCCCTCAAGACACGGGCCGTGATATGTGTCCCCGGCCAGTGTCCGCAGATAAAACGCGATGCGATCATTGAAAGAGGCGGGGAGTATATCGAACTCCGCGTCATTGGGACCTACTATGACGAGGCAGAGGCAGAGAGTATGAAAATGGCTGAGCGTGAAGGGCTGATATTCGTCTCAGCGTTTGATGACCCTTATATCTCGGCAGGGCAGGGGACTGTGGGGCTTGAGATGCTCCAGGACGAGCCTGAGCTTGATGTGATACTTTGCCAGATAAGCGGAGCCGGACTTATTCGCGGTGTTGCGACGGCCGCTAAGGCACTGAGGCCCGGAATAAAGGTCTGGGGGGTCCATGCGTCCGCTAATCCAGCCTGGCCGGAAGCTCTGAGGAGAGGCCGTGTTGAGCCTGTTGATGAGAGCATCAGCCTGGCCGATGCCCTTGGCGGCGGGGCATGTGAGAACCATTTGGATTTTGTAAGGAAAGAGCTTGAGGGGATCATCGGAGTTTCTGAGGAAGAGATAGCCCGAGGGATCCGTTTCATGTTCGAAAAACATCATCAGCTTGTCGAGGGCGCCGGTGCAGTCACAGTAGCTGCAGCTCTTGCGGGCAAGGTCAGCCTCAAGGGCATGAAAGTCGGGATAGTAGTATCCGGCGGTAACATCGGAGAAGAAAAATTTATCGCCGCGCTTGACAGCACGAGTAAATAG
- a CDS encoding ornithine cyclodeaminase family protein, with the protein MYEIRIIDAVQFRRLVTMDDVIPGVEEVYRLFSSGRAGLFPVITHEFDPGRTDMDIKSGYIEGAGIYGLKILGWNRDNPKLLGVPALAGLIIVMDIERQQPLGILEGTPVTFLRTGAAGALGARTFARPESEKAVIVGAGAQGRAQLMGLSKVMKKLKNVDVFDAIDEAAVAMVSEVSPNYPDITVRARSFAELEKSVCDADIVVTCTPSKKAFIRKGWLNKGTHLNTIGADMPGKQEIESEIVASAKVFGDSRIQVSQKGECQHAVAQGLIKPGSITEIGEVLNGVKPGRTSAEEITMFDATGMALQDLITAKTALERAASENSGTVVFMEQ; encoded by the coding sequence ATGTACGAGATCCGTATAATTGATGCGGTACAGTTTCGCCGGCTTGTAACTATGGACGATGTGATACCCGGTGTTGAAGAGGTCTATCGGCTCTTCTCTTCAGGCAGGGCCGGGCTCTTTCCGGTAATAACCCATGAATTTGACCCAGGGCGGACGGACATGGATATAAAGTCAGGTTACATTGAGGGCGCCGGAATTTACGGACTTAAAATATTAGGGTGGAACCGCGACAATCCGAAACTTCTCGGAGTTCCTGCGCTCGCGGGGCTCATTATAGTTATGGATATCGAACGCCAGCAGCCTCTCGGCATATTGGAAGGAACGCCTGTAACTTTCCTGCGGACCGGAGCTGCCGGCGCGCTGGGGGCGCGTACTTTTGCCAGGCCCGAATCAGAAAAAGCCGTCATTGTGGGAGCGGGAGCACAGGGAAGGGCTCAGCTGATGGGTCTGTCGAAGGTCATGAAAAAGTTAAAGAATGTTGATGTTTTTGACGCGATAGATGAAGCCGCAGTTGCAATGGTCTCCGAGGTTTCTCCGAATTATCCGGATATCACAGTCAGGGCGAGATCTTTTGCCGAACTTGAGAAGTCTGTATGTGATGCGGACATCGTAGTGACATGTACGCCTTCCAAAAAAGCCTTTATCAGAAAAGGCTGGCTAAATAAAGGCACGCACCTCAACACTATAGGGGCGGATATGCCCGGGAAGCAGGAGATCGAATCTGAAATCGTCGCGTCAGCTAAAGTCTTTGGTGATTCACGCATACAGGTATCGCAGAAGGGGGAATGCCAGCACGCAGTGGCACAGGGCCTTATAAAGCCGGGATCCATAACAGAGATTGGCGAAGTCCTTAACGGAGTCAAGCCCGGCAGGACATCTGCCGAAGAGATAACCATGTTTGACGCCACCGGCATGGCGCTGCAGGATCTTATCACCGCTAAAACAGCGCTTGAGCGCGCTGCTTCAGAAAACTCAGGTACCGTCGTATTTATGGAACAATAG
- a CDS encoding DMT family transporter codes for MNNYWRGVILALLAAICWGVISPIAKVFYGVGISLMSVMVFRAFFVVAVMGPWLYFTKGSTVFMPTRPMLRFYLLSGVLSVVCSGGGFLMSLNYLSVAEALILHYTFPLVTLLGSLCITQEKPTKLQVISGFLIIVGVYSGMVGGEKTFSGLSIPGLMWGLLAVIGISGQALAARRVAKGQQSDQMTLLFFAHLFGGIILGLCKSVFVGWADIASFTPQLFGLMVFQSLSGSLIAYGFFYTALKYIPAATVSLLCTLEIVVAVGLTGLALGQNPSAQEVFGCAVIMVAIICATVRPDNSN; via the coding sequence ATGAATAACTATTGGCGGGGAGTAATACTGGCCCTTCTTGCGGCGATATGCTGGGGTGTGATCAGCCCTATCGCGAAGGTATTTTACGGTGTCGGGATAAGTCTGATGTCGGTTATGGTGTTTCGAGCATTTTTCGTTGTTGCGGTTATGGGGCCGTGGCTTTACTTTACAAAGGGAAGTACCGTGTTTATGCCGACCCGCCCTATGCTGCGCTTCTATCTCCTATCAGGTGTCCTGTCCGTCGTCTGCTCCGGAGGGGGATTTCTTATGTCGCTGAATTATCTCTCCGTGGCGGAAGCGCTGATACTTCATTATACGTTTCCTCTTGTGACCCTGCTTGGCTCCCTCTGCATAACCCAGGAAAAACCCACGAAACTCCAGGTGATTTCCGGTTTTTTGATAATAGTCGGTGTTTATTCAGGCATGGTCGGCGGTGAAAAAACCTTCTCAGGACTCTCTATCCCAGGGCTTATGTGGGGTCTGCTTGCTGTCATAGGCATATCAGGCCAGGCTCTTGCAGCCCGCCGTGTTGCAAAGGGTCAGCAGTCCGACCAGATGACACTGCTTTTTTTCGCCCACCTCTTCGGCGGTATCATTCTTGGACTATGCAAAAGTGTTTTCGTGGGCTGGGCTGACATTGCCAGCTTCACGCCTCAATTATTCGGACTGATGGTATTCCAGTCTCTCAGCGGCAGCCTCATCGCATACGGGTTTTTCTACACCGCGCTTAAGTACATCCCTGCTGCCACCGTAAGCCTTCTTTGCACGCTTGAGATAGTTGTCGCCGTAGGGCTGACGGGGCTTGCTCTCGGTCAGAACCCGTCGGCACAGGAGGTCTTTGGCTGTGCTGTCATAATGGTTGCTATAATTTGTGCCACGGTCAGACCTGATAATTCCAACTGA
- a CDS encoding sodium-dependent transporter — translation MSKQAGKRDGFSSSLTALMVALGSAVGLGNIWKFPYMTGTGGGGAFLVLYLFFVFMVAVPIMISEFVIGRRSRLNAVGAFKKLDKNPNSPWSGIGFMGALSAYLIMFFYSCVAGWVYFYTFKAAIGAFSGVTTATAAAMFGSAIGAGTAGGSFFSWAVLSPIFWQVLVLCVIGTIISLGVSSGIEKAIKIMMPALFMLLIICAIRALTLPGAADGLRFLFHVDFSQITPAVVLGAMGLAFFKLSLGMGTMITYGSYFTEDSDLSTAPLKIAIADICVSMLAGLAIFPTVFSFGLEPGAGPGLLFITIPLVFSQMPFGQVLLFAFFLLTSFAANGAMLSLVEVPTVWMSEEFNMPRKKAALLNCVIMGIVGILAAGSADGTSFFGGIKVMGRGFFDIFDFLSSNVFMPLGGLFIALYAGYKMKEKDLRDELTNHGKLHNEGKVQFIRFLLRYVTPILVLLIFLNSVGIIKY, via the coding sequence ATGTCAAAACAGGCAGGCAAGAGGGATGGATTCAGTTCCAGCCTTACTGCGCTTATGGTCGCACTTGGTTCGGCAGTAGGTCTTGGCAACATCTGGAAATTTCCGTACATGACGGGGACCGGCGGAGGCGGTGCCTTTCTTGTCCTTTATCTGTTCTTCGTATTTATGGTCGCTGTTCCTATTATGATCAGTGAATTTGTCATTGGACGCCGTTCAAGGCTTAATGCCGTAGGCGCTTTCAAAAAGCTCGACAAAAACCCCAATTCTCCGTGGTCCGGTATCGGATTTATGGGAGCTCTTTCCGCATACCTTATCATGTTCTTCTACAGCTGTGTGGCAGGCTGGGTTTACTTCTATACCTTCAAGGCCGCAATAGGCGCATTTTCCGGTGTCACGACTGCAACAGCTGCCGCTATGTTCGGCAGCGCGATAGGTGCAGGGACAGCGGGCGGAAGCTTCTTCTCCTGGGCGGTGCTTTCACCGATTTTCTGGCAGGTGCTGGTCCTTTGCGTCATAGGTACGATCATCTCACTGGGGGTTTCAAGCGGCATTGAAAAGGCTATTAAGATAATGATGCCTGCGCTTTTTATGCTTCTTATAATCTGTGCTATCCGCGCTCTTACACTTCCGGGCGCCGCAGACGGGCTTCGCTTCCTTTTTCATGTGGATTTCTCACAGATAACGCCGGCAGTTGTACTCGGAGCGATGGGGCTTGCGTTCTTCAAGCTTTCTTTGGGCATGGGCACAATGATAACCTACGGCTCATATTTTACCGAAGACTCCGACCTTTCGACCGCTCCTCTCAAGATAGCGATCGCAGATATATGTGTTTCGATGCTGGCCGGACTTGCAATTTTCCCTACAGTTTTCTCGTTCGGGCTTGAACCAGGTGCCGGCCCCGGGCTTCTCTTCATAACGATACCGCTTGTCTTCTCTCAGATGCCATTCGGGCAGGTGCTGCTCTTTGCATTTTTCCTCCTGACATCATTTGCCGCAAACGGAGCAATGCTCTCCCTTGTTGAAGTGCCGACAGTATGGATGTCGGAAGAATTCAACATGCCGCGTAAGAAGGCGGCTTTGCTGAACTGTGTGATAATGGGCATAGTCGGTATCCTTGCCGCCGGTTCCGCCGACGGCACAAGTTTCTTCGGCGGTATCAAAGTCATGGGCAGAGGATTTTTCGATATTTTTGACTTCCTGTCTTCCAACGTCTTTATGCCTCTCGGCGGACTTTTCATTGCTCTGTACGCCGGTTACAAGATGAAGGAAAAAGATCTGAGGGACGAGCTCACTAACCATGGCAAACTCCACAACGAAGGAAAAGTACAGTTTATCCGTTTTCTGCTTCGCTATGTGACACCGATCCTCGTTCTCCTGATCTTCCTTAATTCGGTTGGCATCATAAAGTATTAA
- a CDS encoding FAD-binding protein yields the protein MNDTYDAIIVGAGPAGLFAALELIGKGKKVVILDKGRPIEARICPMKMGAKECLHCNPCNVVCGWGGAGAFSDGKLTLTPEFGGNLEEYCGHQQLLSLIDEADKVYLDHGASTTLFEPNGEHAKKIIALALQAGLDIIPAKIRHMGTDRSKLILGAIYETIKDHCDVRTNTPVDRVLLNTDGSVAGVALESEEEIFAKRVLLAPGREGAAWMEKTIHSLGLNIESLPVDIGVRVEIPSAWAEDITDQFYEIKALFDTPTFDDKVRTFCMCPHGEVTTEFQSHHNILTVNGHSNRENDKKTENTNFAILVSTKFTKPFNDPIGYGSHIARLANMLGGGILVQRLGDLRKGRRSTHDRIARGLIKPTLESAEPGDLAYVLPYRHLVGIMEMLAALDNIIPGVNGRHTLLYGVEVKFYSLKVALDKGLRTSIPGLYAAGDGAGVTRGVIQASASGLWAARSMLSED from the coding sequence ATGAACGATACATATGATGCTATTATAGTCGGGGCCGGACCTGCAGGGCTTTTCGCCGCACTGGAGCTTATAGGCAAGGGCAAGAAGGTCGTTATCCTGGACAAGGGACGCCCCATTGAGGCCCGTATATGTCCTATGAAAATGGGGGCCAAGGAGTGCTTGCACTGCAACCCGTGCAACGTGGTCTGCGGATGGGGCGGGGCAGGCGCATTCAGTGACGGGAAACTTACCCTTACCCCGGAGTTCGGCGGTAACCTCGAAGAATACTGCGGACACCAGCAGCTTCTCTCCTTAATAGACGAAGCGGACAAAGTATACCTTGACCACGGGGCAAGCACAACACTCTTCGAACCCAATGGTGAACATGCAAAAAAAATCATAGCGCTGGCGCTGCAGGCAGGACTTGATATAATCCCCGCCAAGATACGGCATATGGGTACGGACCGGTCAAAATTAATCCTAGGCGCCATATATGAGACAATAAAGGATCACTGCGACGTGAGGACAAATACGCCTGTCGACAGGGTGCTCCTAAACACTGACGGCTCTGTGGCAGGAGTAGCGCTCGAAAGCGAAGAAGAAATATTTGCAAAACGCGTGCTTCTGGCACCCGGACGCGAGGGTGCGGCCTGGATGGAAAAGACCATTCACAGCCTCGGACTTAATATAGAATCGCTTCCGGTAGACATAGGCGTAAGAGTGGAGATACCCTCGGCGTGGGCGGAGGACATCACAGACCAGTTCTACGAGATCAAAGCGCTTTTTGACACTCCTACGTTTGACGACAAGGTGCGCACATTCTGTATGTGCCCTCACGGTGAAGTCACTACGGAGTTCCAGAGCCACCACAACATCCTTACGGTAAACGGACACTCGAACAGGGAGAATGACAAAAAGACAGAAAACACGAACTTTGCAATACTGGTCTCGACAAAGTTTACAAAGCCCTTCAATGATCCGATAGGATACGGGAGCCACATAGCACGCCTCGCCAATATGCTTGGCGGCGGCATACTCGTTCAGCGCCTTGGAGATCTGCGCAAAGGACGCCGTTCAACACATGACCGCATAGCGCGCGGACTCATAAAGCCGACGCTTGAAAGCGCCGAGCCCGGCGATTTGGCTTACGTCCTTCCATACAGACACCTGGTAGGCATAATGGAGATGCTCGCTGCCCTGGACAACATCATTCCGGGAGTCAACGGCAGACACACGCTGCTCTACGGGGTCGAGGTAAAATTCTACAGCCTCAAAGTCGCCTTGGACAAAGGCCTTCGGACCTCCATCCCAGGTCTCTATGCCGCCGGAGACGGGGCAGGAGTCACACGCGGCGTGATACAGGCATCTGCGTCCGGCCTCTGGGCCGCACGCTCAATGCTTTCCGAAGACTGA
- a CDS encoding leucyl aminopeptidase yields the protein MNIRTPEDGFSPESADVIGILVYEAEPDTVCLDPLRAEMRDLCRRNIMNEGFKGKAGTSLKISVADKAKAVRTVVLCGLGEEDGNDGDKIRECVFNVVREAASKGLVNTAIYLPKACEKNSSCSAAEGAVLGSYRFDKYLTREADDRFKRVENVVVIDGNEDGLREGYILAESQCYTRDIANEPGNVVTPQVLAEKASELAEELGLGCEIWDQERILSEKMNAYYAVARGSANPPRFIHLTWTPKGECRGHIALVGKGLTFDSGGLDIKPSEHMTTMKGDKSGACAVLGAIRAAALLELPWKVSVIIAAAENMPGGSAYRPDDILRARNGKTIEINNTDAEGRLTLADALCYASELKPDKIIDIATLTGACAVALGSTTAGLFTNNDGFAEIVLSAAKQSGERFWKLPMDDPNLRKAIKSPVADMVNSGGRYGGAITAAMFLEAFVDKDIPWVHLDIAAADFVKDPWSYYVNGASGFGMRTLAALIMKL from the coding sequence GTGAATATAAGAACGCCTGAAGACGGGTTTAGTCCGGAATCTGCCGACGTTATAGGAATACTTGTATATGAGGCGGAGCCTGATACGGTATGCCTTGATCCGCTTCGTGCGGAGATGCGTGACTTATGCCGCCGCAACATTATGAATGAAGGTTTTAAAGGCAAGGCCGGAACATCCTTAAAGATATCGGTTGCCGATAAGGCTAAAGCTGTGAGGACGGTAGTCCTCTGCGGTCTTGGTGAGGAAGACGGGAACGACGGGGACAAAATACGCGAGTGTGTGTTTAACGTAGTGAGAGAAGCGGCATCAAAAGGACTTGTGAATACAGCCATTTACCTTCCGAAGGCATGTGAAAAAAATAGTTCGTGTTCTGCAGCGGAGGGGGCGGTGCTTGGCAGCTACAGATTCGACAAATATCTGACTCGCGAAGCTGACGACAGGTTCAAACGCGTAGAGAACGTCGTTGTAATAGACGGTAACGAAGATGGTCTGCGCGAGGGATACATCCTTGCCGAGTCCCAGTGCTACACGAGGGATATAGCCAATGAGCCCGGTAACGTCGTGACTCCGCAGGTGCTGGCGGAAAAGGCATCAGAGCTGGCTGAGGAGCTTGGTCTTGGGTGTGAGATATGGGATCAAGAGCGCATCTTAAGCGAGAAGATGAACGCCTATTATGCTGTGGCTCGCGGCTCTGCTAATCCGCCGAGGTTTATCCATCTTACATGGACCCCGAAGGGGGAATGCAGAGGCCACATAGCCTTGGTCGGCAAGGGGCTGACGTTTGACAGCGGCGGTCTTGACATAAAACCATCAGAACACATGACGACCATGAAGGGGGACAAGAGCGGCGCCTGTGCGGTTTTAGGGGCTATCCGCGCCGCGGCATTGCTTGAGCTTCCTTGGAAGGTCTCAGTCATCATAGCGGCTGCTGAAAACATGCCTGGAGGCAGTGCCTACAGGCCTGACGATATCCTTCGTGCACGGAACGGCAAGACTATAGAAATTAACAATACGGACGCAGAGGGCCGCCTGACTCTGGCTGACGCGCTCTGTTATGCGTCTGAACTCAAACCGGATAAGATCATCGACATAGCTACACTGACAGGCGCATGTGCCGTAGCGCTCGGCTCGACTACTGCCGGTCTCTTTACCAACAACGATGGATTTGCGGAAATTGTTCTCTCTGCGGCGAAGCAGAGCGGAGAGCGTTTCTGGAAGCTGCCCATGGACGACCCCAACCTGCGCAAGGCGATAAAATCACCTGTGGCTGATATGGTCAATTCAGGTGGGCGCTATGGGGGAGCGATAACAGCCGCCATGTTCCTGGAAGCATTTGTCGATAAGGATATCCCATGGGTCCACCTTGACATTGCTGCAGCGGATTTTGTAAAGGACCCGTGGAGCTACTATGTTAATGGGGCGTCCGGTTTCGGAATGAGGACTCTTGCGGCTTTGATAATGAAACTTTAA